Proteins found in one Streptomyces sp. NBC_00461 genomic segment:
- a CDS encoding ATP-binding protein, with protein sequence MTASRAQRHAPSPSPAHDGNRAVADLPTGHVLLAKTGAKLADTGVPTSANELLRSTFPADPSWAAAVRRTVTERLAELLPHPEQLDNAAMATGELFANAVSHASRGPGDTVAVVIECTEHTLRVVVADRSPVLPRPRAVDQAAESGRGLAIVSALTDGWGTAPPEPGTPGKRVWFTITRLGAAP encoded by the coding sequence ATGACGGCATCCAGGGCACAGCGCCACGCGCCGTCGCCCTCGCCGGCACACGACGGGAACAGAGCGGTCGCCGACCTGCCGACCGGTCACGTCCTGCTCGCCAAGACGGGTGCGAAGCTCGCCGACACAGGTGTGCCCACGAGTGCGAACGAACTCCTCCGCTCCACCTTTCCGGCCGATCCGTCCTGGGCCGCCGCGGTACGGCGCACGGTCACCGAACGTCTGGCCGAGCTGCTGCCGCATCCCGAGCAACTCGACAACGCGGCCATGGCGACCGGCGAACTCTTCGCCAACGCCGTCAGTCACGCGAGCCGTGGCCCCGGCGACACCGTCGCGGTCGTCATCGAGTGCACCGAGCACACGCTGCGCGTGGTCGTGGCCGACCGCTCGCCCGTGCTGCCGCGGCCGCGGGCGGTGGACCAGGCGGCCGAATCGGGACGCGGACTGGCCATCGTGAGCGCACTGACCGACGGCTGGGGCACGGCGCCACCCGAACCGGGGACCCCGGGGAAGAGGGTGTGGTTCACGATCACACGACTGGGGGCGGCCCCGTGA
- a CDS encoding helix-turn-helix domain-containing protein, with protein sequence MSDNRSGGSAPTVLRIVLGKRLRTLREQAGVSFEDAARVIDVTPLTVRRIEKAEVGLRIPYVRELLHTYGVPATEIDDFLALAREANQPGWWYKYRDVLPEWFKAYVSLESEASVIRLYEPHYVPGLLQTHDYTTALMRVGFPSESKEEISRRVSLRLRRQDLLAKPDAPTVWAILDETVLRRPVGGTEVMRAQIDQLIESLAMTKVRIQIMPVSVGAHPGAFGPFHHFRFGFSELPDVVYAENLTGAVYVDRPEEVVTYLEVLDRMAVQAEPVARTRDILAELRKEL encoded by the coding sequence GTGAGCGATAACCGCTCGGGCGGCAGCGCGCCGACCGTCCTGCGGATCGTTCTCGGCAAACGTCTGCGGACCCTGCGCGAGCAGGCCGGAGTGTCGTTCGAGGACGCGGCGCGGGTCATCGACGTGACCCCTCTGACGGTCCGCCGTATAGAGAAGGCCGAGGTAGGCCTGCGCATCCCGTACGTGCGGGAACTCCTGCACACCTACGGTGTCCCGGCGACGGAGATCGACGACTTCCTGGCCCTGGCCAGGGAGGCCAACCAGCCGGGGTGGTGGTACAAGTACCGCGACGTGCTGCCCGAGTGGTTCAAGGCCTACGTGAGCCTGGAGAGCGAAGCCAGCGTCATCCGCCTCTACGAACCCCACTACGTCCCAGGCCTGTTGCAGACGCACGACTACACCACCGCGCTCATGCGCGTCGGCTTCCCCAGCGAGTCGAAGGAGGAGATCAGCCGCCGAGTGTCCCTGCGCCTCAGGCGCCAGGACCTCCTCGCCAAGCCGGACGCCCCGACCGTCTGGGCCATCCTGGACGAGACGGTGCTGCGCCGGCCCGTCGGCGGGACCGAGGTGATGCGGGCACAGATCGACCAGTTGATCGAGTCTCTGGCGATGACCAAGGTCCGGATCCAGATCATGCCCGTGTCCGTGGGAGCCCATCCGGGCGCCTTCGGTCCCTTCCACCACTTCCGCTTCGGATTCTCCGAGCTGCCCGACGTCGTCTACGCCGAGAACCTCACCGGCGCCGTGTACGTCGACCGGCCGGAGGAAGTCGTCACCTATCTCGAAGTACTGGACCGGATGGCCGTTCAGGCGGAGCCGGTCGCGCGAACCAGGGACATCCTGGCTGAACTGCGTAAGGAGCTGTGA
- a CDS encoding DUF397 domain-containing protein: MGSNGRIYSGMPAVDLGSEGWHKPWSGTNGGSCVEAKRLPDGSVAFRQSTDPDGPALVYTRNEMITFLEGAKAGQADFLVA, encoded by the coding sequence ATGGGATCCAACGGCCGTATCTACAGCGGAATGCCCGCCGTCGACCTGGGAAGCGAGGGCTGGCACAAGCCCTGGAGCGGTACCAACGGCGGCAGTTGCGTGGAGGCCAAGCGACTGCCCGACGGCAGCGTCGCCTTCCGCCAGTCGACGGACCCCGACGGGCCCGCACTCGTCTACACCCGCAACGAGATGATCACGTTCCTGGAGGGTGCCAAGGCCGGCCAGGCGGACTTCCTCGTCGCCTGA
- a CDS encoding SAM-dependent methyltransferase, with protein MADSQSTSDQDALSKIDTSVPHSARIWNYWMGGKDNYEVDRIAGDAYREVAPNIETMARGSRHYLIRAVTLVAGELGIRQFLDIGTGLPTYDNTHQVAQRIAPESRIVYVDNDPLVLRHAQALLTSSPEGVTEYIDADLHEPEKIIERAEKVLDFDKPVALMLMGILGHIQDYDEAKSIVRRLQAALPSGSYFVHYDSTDTDASLKDAQQGYDDTGAIPYVLRSPQQLAAYYDGLELLEPGIVSCPLWRPESGTTPEPTDIYGGVAHKP; from the coding sequence ATGGCAGACAGCCAGTCGACTTCCGACCAGGACGCACTGTCCAAGATCGACACCTCGGTGCCGCACTCGGCTCGCATCTGGAACTACTGGATGGGCGGAAAGGACAACTACGAGGTCGACCGGATCGCCGGCGACGCCTACCGTGAGGTCGCTCCCAACATCGAGACCATGGCCCGTGGCTCCCGCCACTACCTGATCCGCGCCGTCACGCTCGTGGCGGGCGAACTCGGCATCCGCCAGTTCCTCGACATCGGCACCGGCCTGCCGACCTACGACAACACCCACCAGGTCGCCCAGCGCATCGCACCCGAGTCCCGCATCGTCTACGTCGACAACGACCCCCTGGTGCTGCGTCACGCCCAGGCCCTGCTCACCAGTTCGCCCGAGGGCGTGACCGAGTACATCGACGCCGACCTGCACGAGCCCGAGAAGATCATCGAACGGGCGGAAAAGGTCCTGGACTTCGACAAGCCGGTGGCGCTGATGCTCATGGGCATCCTCGGCCACATCCAGGACTACGACGAGGCCAAGTCCATCGTCCGCCGCCTTCAGGCCGCCCTGCCGTCGGGCAGCTACTTCGTCCACTACGACAGCACGGACACGGACGCCTCGCTCAAGGACGCCCAGCAGGGTTACGACGACACCGGCGCCATCCCGTACGTGCTGCGCAGTCCGCAACAGCTCGCCGCGTACTACGACGGTCTCGAACTGCTGGAGCCGGGGATCGTCTCCTGCCCGCTGTGGCGCCCCGAATCCGGCACCACACCCGAACCCACGGACATCTACGGCGGCGTGGCCCACAAGCCCTGA
- a CDS encoding LacI family DNA-binding transcriptional regulator: MRESAETRQARIAEVVRERGVARITDLADELGVSVVTVRRDVEELAQRGEVRRGHGVARSLRPMPEEAASGNDAVAMIVPESNTYLTEAVQGAREAAEKAGLRLALHITAGHGGAEREAVRQALDDGARGLLLSPHWRTQEEADADQSWLSGLDVPAVLVERRPPRTSAIYQVDCVRTDHAYGVHLALGHLVDLGHRRIVLAARDDSPTARIIRGEFAGQTAARGLADGCRAILSSPTAGPDPLVADPRAVDLAEPVAECGATAVLIHSDMDALVLVRGLQAAGISVPGRCSVVAYNDVVADMGSVPLTAVAPPKAELGRTGVDLLLRRLDMARGGLRPGATRHLELLPDLVVRASTAPPAV; the protein is encoded by the coding sequence ATGCGGGAGTCGGCGGAGACACGGCAGGCCCGGATCGCGGAGGTGGTGCGGGAGCGGGGGGTCGCGCGCATCACGGATCTCGCCGACGAACTCGGCGTCTCCGTCGTGACCGTGCGCCGCGACGTCGAGGAACTCGCCCAGCGCGGGGAGGTGCGCCGCGGGCACGGGGTGGCGCGTTCGCTGCGCCCGATGCCCGAGGAGGCCGCCTCCGGGAACGACGCGGTCGCCATGATCGTGCCCGAGAGCAACACCTACCTCACCGAGGCCGTCCAGGGCGCGCGAGAGGCAGCGGAGAAGGCCGGCCTGCGGCTCGCCCTGCACATCACCGCCGGCCACGGCGGGGCGGAGCGCGAGGCCGTGCGGCAGGCGCTGGACGACGGGGCCCGCGGACTGCTCCTGTCGCCGCACTGGCGCACCCAGGAGGAGGCGGACGCGGACCAGTCCTGGCTGTCCGGCCTGGACGTTCCCGCCGTCCTCGTCGAACGGCGGCCCCCCCGGACCAGCGCGATCTACCAGGTGGACTGCGTGCGCACGGACCATGCCTACGGCGTCCATCTGGCCCTCGGGCACCTGGTCGACCTCGGCCACCGGCGGATCGTGCTGGCGGCGCGCGACGACAGCCCCACGGCGCGCATCATCCGCGGGGAGTTCGCCGGACAGACGGCTGCTCGGGGACTGGCCGACGGATGCCGCGCGATCCTCAGTTCGCCCACCGCGGGCCCCGACCCGCTTGTCGCCGACCCGCGCGCGGTCGACCTGGCGGAGCCGGTCGCCGAGTGCGGTGCCACGGCGGTGCTGATCCACAGCGACATGGACGCGCTGGTGCTGGTGCGGGGGCTGCAGGCCGCGGGGATCTCCGTCCCGGGACGGTGTTCGGTGGTCGCGTACAACGACGTCGTCGCCGACATGGGGTCGGTCCCGCTGACCGCCGTGGCGCCGCCCAAGGCGGAACTCGGCCGCACCGGAGTCGACCTGCTGCTGCGGCGGCTCGACATGGCCCGGGGCGGGCTGCGCCCCGGTGCCACGCGCCATCTGGAGCTGCTGCCCGACCTCGTGGTCAGGGCGTCCACCGCACCACCGGCGGTCTGA
- a CDS encoding ABC transporter substrate-binding protein yields the protein MRHTRNSVPALLTILAMLLTACSASGGSGTAQARQQVHLTFWSALRGTQQVVDEYNRVQNKVRVDFQQVPSGAQGGYAKLSNAARAGNAPDVATIEYPQLPGFAIDGVPRDLTRLLPHSVRRKILPQALDLTTLDGHTYAVPVDIEPMMFFYRKDVFTKYGIQVPKTWAEFESSARKLKKAQPRSRIASFFTNGSLHMAGFAWQAGAQWYRTSDDTWRISMADAPTRKVAAFWQHLVDEDLVRVEPVDSQQWRAHLQSGETVGYTAGAWAAGSLMNSTPTGKGKWAVAPLPQWDPTKPSLGTQGGSTFAVTKDSGHPKEALDFISWMVTSPDALRAKLSSGISSAYPAVPSLVPVARKEMDTGYYSGQDIFGLFQQQAKLISPRWKWGPRMTSTITSVEDGFAKAGAGKGTIIGALREGQRRTLPDLKSLGLSVTTN from the coding sequence ATGCGACATACCCGCAACTCCGTACCGGCGCTGCTCACGATCCTCGCCATGCTGCTCACGGCCTGCTCCGCCTCCGGTGGCAGTGGCACAGCCCAGGCCCGACAGCAGGTCCACCTCACCTTCTGGTCGGCGCTGCGGGGCACCCAGCAGGTCGTCGACGAGTACAACCGCGTCCAGAACAAGGTCAGGGTCGACTTCCAGCAGGTCCCCTCCGGAGCCCAGGGCGGCTACGCCAAGCTCAGCAACGCGGCCCGCGCCGGCAACGCCCCCGACGTCGCCACCATCGAGTACCCCCAGCTGCCCGGCTTCGCCATCGACGGCGTACCGCGCGACCTCACCAGGCTGCTGCCCCACTCGGTGCGCCGCAAGATCCTCCCGCAGGCGCTGGACCTCACCACCCTCGACGGGCACACCTACGCCGTGCCGGTGGACATCGAGCCGATGATGTTCTTCTACCGCAAGGACGTGTTCACCAAGTACGGCATCCAAGTCCCCAAGACCTGGGCGGAGTTCGAGAGTTCGGCCCGCAAACTGAAGAAGGCGCAGCCCCGCTCGCGTATCGCCAGCTTCTTCACCAACGGCTCCCTGCACATGGCCGGGTTCGCCTGGCAGGCCGGCGCCCAGTGGTATCGGACCTCCGACGACACCTGGCGCATCTCCATGGCCGACGCCCCGACCCGCAAGGTCGCCGCCTTCTGGCAGCACCTGGTGGATGAGGACCTGGTGCGCGTCGAGCCGGTGGACAGCCAGCAGTGGCGGGCGCACCTGCAGAGCGGCGAGACCGTCGGCTACACGGCGGGCGCCTGGGCGGCCGGTTCGCTGATGAACTCCACACCCACAGGCAAGGGCAAGTGGGCCGTCGCGCCGCTGCCGCAGTGGGATCCGACCAAGCCGTCGCTCGGCACACAGGGCGGCTCGACCTTCGCCGTCACCAAGGACAGCGGGCACCCCAAGGAGGCGCTGGACTTCATCTCCTGGATGGTCACCAGCCCGGACGCCCTGCGCGCCAAGCTCTCCAGCGGCATCAGCAGCGCCTACCCGGCCGTGCCCTCCCTCGTCCCCGTCGCCCGCAAGGAGATGGACACCGGCTACTACTCCGGCCAGGACATCTTCGGCCTCTTCCAGCAGCAGGCCAAGCTGATCTCGCCCCGCTGGAAGTGGGGGCCACGCATGACCTCCACCATCACCTCCGTCGAGGACGGCTTCGCGAAGGCCGGCGCCGGCAAAGGAACCATCATCGGCGCGCTCCGCGAAGGACAACGCCGGACGCTGCCCGACCTCAAGAGCCTCGGCCTGTCGGTCACTACCAACTGA
- a CDS encoding carbohydrate ABC transporter permease has protein sequence MSTVISPGKTRKRTGTAPRTASGARPRKAGRRQQALACVTLLAPFTAVLVAVFLVPVGYAIGLSLFSEDHKGLGFGGGTTVFTGLRSYLAVLTDPSFVSGFGVIALYCVIFVPVVVAGALALALLLDSGLIRLRRTAQMLLYVPHAVPGIIAAVIWLYLYTPGLSPVINVFARADITIDFLGLHSVLPSIVNIALWSGLGYNMVIFYAALQALPREVIEAARIDGAGGIRTALMVKVPIIKGSVVMVCMFALIGALQLFTEPMLMNQATPMVNSRFTPNMYIYDAAFRRNNYGLASAASVILLIVTCALSFAVTRWAGRRERSTR, from the coding sequence GTGAGCACAGTGATCTCTCCAGGGAAAACGCGAAAGCGGACGGGGACGGCACCGCGGACCGCGAGCGGGGCCCGCCCCCGAAAGGCCGGACGCCGGCAGCAGGCGCTCGCCTGCGTCACGCTCCTGGCTCCGTTCACGGCAGTGCTCGTCGCCGTGTTCCTCGTCCCCGTCGGCTACGCCATCGGTCTCAGCCTCTTCTCCGAGGACCACAAGGGCCTCGGCTTCGGCGGCGGCACCACCGTCTTCACCGGACTGCGCAGCTACCTCGCGGTGCTGACCGACCCGAGCTTCGTCTCCGGGTTCGGCGTCATCGCCCTCTACTGCGTCATCTTCGTACCGGTCGTGGTGGCCGGCGCCCTCGCGCTCGCCCTGCTCCTCGACTCCGGACTGATCCGGCTGCGGCGCACCGCCCAGATGCTGCTGTACGTGCCGCACGCCGTGCCCGGCATCATCGCGGCCGTGATCTGGCTGTACCTCTACACCCCCGGCCTCAGCCCGGTCATCAACGTCTTCGCCCGGGCCGACATCACCATCGACTTCCTCGGACTGCACAGCGTCCTGCCGTCGATCGTCAACATCGCCCTGTGGAGCGGCCTCGGCTACAACATGGTGATCTTCTACGCCGCCCTGCAGGCCCTGCCCCGCGAGGTGATCGAGGCGGCGCGGATCGACGGCGCCGGCGGCATCCGTACCGCCCTCATGGTGAAGGTGCCCATCATCAAGGGCTCGGTCGTGATGGTGTGCATGTTCGCGCTGATCGGTGCGCTGCAGCTGTTCACCGAGCCCATGCTGATGAACCAGGCCACCCCGATGGTCAACTCCCGCTTCACACCGAACATGTACATCTACGACGCCGCGTTCCGCCGTAACAACTACGGCCTGGCCTCCGCGGCTTCCGTCATCCTCCTGATCGTCACCTGCGCACTGTCGTTCGCCGTCACACGCTGGGCGGGCCGCCGGGAACGGAGCACGCGATGA
- a CDS encoding carbohydrate ABC transporter permease, with product MTTTQLTTANKPTTRRSSARTSKLTSRAVANTVVVLAALYAVLPGLWLLLASTKNADALFGSDILSLGNFSLWHNLSDLFTMEDGVYGRWYLNSLLYAVLGALIGSLISVAAGYAFDKYEFPHKEKLFGLVLTGVMVPPTVLALPLYLVASGIGLVNTFWAVFIPVLFNPFGVYLARLLSSGYVPNEVLEASRVDGAGELQTYVRVSLRMLGPGFVTVFLFQLTAIWNNFFLPMVMLSNQHLYPLSLGLYTWNSSATVSPEYYPLVVIGSLLAVVPLIVAFLTLQRYWKSGLTAGSVK from the coding sequence ATGACCACGACCCAGCTGACCACCGCCAATAAGCCGACGACCAGGCGCAGTTCGGCGAGAACGAGCAAGCTGACCAGCCGTGCCGTCGCCAACACCGTCGTCGTCCTCGCGGCCCTCTACGCGGTGTTGCCGGGCCTGTGGCTGCTGCTCGCCTCCACCAAGAACGCCGACGCGCTCTTCGGCAGCGACATCCTCTCCCTCGGGAACTTCTCCCTCTGGCACAACCTCAGCGACCTGTTCACCATGGAGGACGGCGTCTACGGCCGCTGGTACCTCAACAGCCTGCTGTACGCGGTCCTCGGCGCCCTCATCGGCTCGCTGATCAGCGTCGCCGCCGGCTACGCCTTCGACAAGTACGAGTTCCCGCACAAGGAGAAGCTGTTCGGGCTCGTCCTGACCGGCGTCATGGTCCCGCCGACCGTCCTGGCCCTCCCGCTCTACCTGGTGGCCTCCGGCATCGGCCTGGTCAACACCTTCTGGGCGGTCTTCATCCCCGTCCTGTTCAACCCGTTCGGCGTCTACCTCGCCCGCCTGCTCAGCAGCGGGTACGTGCCCAACGAGGTGCTGGAGGCCTCCCGGGTGGACGGCGCGGGCGAACTGCAGACGTACGTCCGGGTCAGCCTGCGCATGCTCGGCCCCGGCTTCGTCACCGTCTTCCTCTTCCAGCTCACCGCCATCTGGAACAACTTCTTCCTGCCGATGGTGATGCTCTCCAACCAGCACCTGTATCCGCTCAGCCTCGGCCTCTACACCTGGAACAGCTCCGCCACCGTCTCACCCGAGTACTACCCGCTCGTCGTCATCGGCTCGCTGCTCGCCGTCGTCCCGCTGATCGTCGCGTTCCTCACGCTGCAGCGCTACTGGAAGTCCGGCCTGACCGCAGGGAGCGTCAAGTGA